A window of Deferribacterota bacterium contains these coding sequences:
- a CDS encoding FliM/FliN family flagellar motor switch protein: MKEKGKDKDYVIKEFGDILFDVTVELARKKVAIGELLQWEEGHIVKFNKTSGEAIDILVNNKPIAYGEIIVLDDKFGVRFTDVYDDEELLEKNKEGLYDW; this comes from the coding sequence ATGAAAGAAAAAGGCAAAGATAAAGATTATGTTATAAAAGAATTTGGTGACATTTTATTTGATGTTACTGTCGAATTAGCTAGAAAGAAAGTTGCTATAGGTGAATTACTGCAATGGGAAGAGGGCCATATAGTTAAATTTAACAAAACCTCTGGGGAGGCAATTGATATACTAGTAAACAATAAACCCATTGCTTATGGTGAAATAATTGTGCTCGATGATAAATTTGGTGTAAGATTTACCGATGTATATGACGATGAAGAGTTGTTGGAAAAAAACAAAGAAGGTCTATACGATTGGTAG
- a CDS encoding OmpA family protein translates to MKKKRQEEGQSVWQRTFLDIMMLLLTFFVLLMSMVTFEKIKLEQAAGSLRESFGMLRQGVKKEVKEESIFDTTSILEDIHSKKELLSGLVNYIESVNLKNFISVIETDKGFTIRIQDELLFDLGSTEIKSSAYPLLDKIASIANNTPYNILVEGHTDDLPMKYGAKYDTNWELSTARAASVVKYFINKGINPKKLAAAGYSKYHPLVPNINSENRRKNRRVEINFISPEFMRKAMQ, encoded by the coding sequence ATGAAGAAAAAAAGGCAAGAAGAAGGTCAATCAGTATGGCAGAGGACTTTTTTGGATATTATGATGCTATTACTTACCTTTTTTGTCCTTTTAATGTCTATGGTCACTTTTGAAAAGATAAAATTAGAGCAAGCCGCTGGCTCTCTAAGAGAGAGTTTCGGTATGTTAAGGCAGGGAGTTAAAAAAGAAGTCAAGGAAGAGAGTATTTTTGATACAACCTCTATTCTGGAAGATATCCACTCTAAAAAAGAATTATTGTCTGGACTAGTAAATTATATTGAAAGTGTAAACCTAAAGAATTTTATTTCCGTTATAGAAACTGATAAGGGTTTTACAATTAGAATACAAGATGAACTACTCTTTGATTTAGGCAGCACAGAGATTAAAAGCTCTGCATATCCACTACTTGACAAAATTGCTTCAATAGCAAATAATACGCCCTATAATATTCTTGTTGAAGGTCATACTGATGATTTGCCAATGAAATATGGGGCAAAGTATGATACAAACTGGGAATTATCAACTGCAAGAGCTGCATCGGTTGTTAAATATTTTATTAATAAAGGGATTAATCCTAAAAAACTGGCAGCTGCAGGTTATTCTAAATATCACCCCCTAGTACCAAATATTAATAGTGAAAATAGAAGAAAAAATAGAAGGGTTGAGATTAATTTTATTAGTCCTGAGTTTATGAGAAAGGCTATGCAGTGA
- a CDS encoding MotA/TolQ/ExbB proton channel family protein has protein sequence MDSATPIGIIIGYTLVILAIIVGPGIGGFIDLPSLLIVVGGVAGLLLMNYPLDRVVNLFSLITKTFSRRHTDPNEIIKQIVNFSIRARRDGILALEAAENEIDNVFLNNGIKLAVDGNEPEVIKEIMERELEYVEDRHMEGASILHSVGEYSPAMGMIGTLIGLIAMLQSLDNPAAIGPGMALAIITTFYGMVIAYLFALPLEGKLKIRSNEELLVKRIIIAGIMSIQAGDNPRLVERKLNAFLRPKSRETQFESGY, from the coding sequence ATGGATAGTGCTACACCTATTGGTATAATCATTGGCTATACTCTAGTTATATTAGCTATTATAGTTGGCCCTGGAATTGGTGGGTTTATTGATTTACCATCATTGCTTATCGTTGTTGGTGGTGTTGCAGGATTACTTTTAATGAACTATCCACTGGATAGGGTTGTCAATCTTTTTTCGCTTATAACTAAAACATTTTCTAGAAGACATACAGATCCAAATGAGATTATAAAGCAGATTGTTAACTTTTCAATTAGGGCAAGAAGAGATGGCATTTTGGCTTTAGAGGCAGCTGAAAATGAGATAGATAATGTGTTTTTAAATAATGGTATTAAATTGGCTGTTGATGGAAATGAACCAGAGGTTATTAAAGAGATTATGGAAAGGGAGCTTGAATATGTTGAGGATAGACATATGGAGGGGGCTAGTATATTACATAGTGTTGGAGAGTACTCACCTGCAATGGGGATGATTGGCACATTGATTGGGTTGATTGCAATGTTGCAGAGCTTAGATAATCCAGCAGCCATAGGCCCTGGTATGGCTCTTGCAATTATTACTACTTTCTATGGCATGGTGATAGCCTATCTGTTCGCTCTTCCTTTAGAGGGTAAACTAAAGATTAGGTCTAATGAAGAACTATTAGTTAAAAGGATAATTATTGCTGGTATTATGTCTATCCAGGCAGGGGATAACCCAAGATTAGTTGAGAGAAAGCTAAATGCATTTTTAAGGCCAAAATCCAGAGAAACCCAGTTTGAAAGTGGCTATTAG
- a CDS encoding flagellar hook-basal body complex protein, with protein sequence MDVVGDNLSNVNTTGYKADRIVFQDLFNQTLSGAMPPTGDKGGTNPKQIGMGADLGAIDSVFTQGALQDTGVVTDMAVQGNGFFALQDQNGELSYTRAGNFYFDRDGNLVNSDGLYVMGYMPDENGEFYPDMTIEPIQIGEEYMTIPASATTEVNISGNLDTNAAGSEIEFNHFLTSASEDESVFNLHGANGEDLGLREGEEVVVKANANENTRLENLYSVNNENLSLTAENPISFSGRVITDSGNVSEFSFEVQGTTLGDIVNELEDQLNDLIDSPYIPGGLDPNGNNFDVSINEEGQIVIERGNDGLVAGVPSTNRTVEIDNVAGNSALQSTFSNLLGSYREGTTRASDTIKFEKVLYASSEPGIDQFDDLETLSYLIQNAVQDNLSEDFEAYYDESTGQIKYYNPENNKPPLSDVTLNTDDIYGFEITKTLGGGSFNATVNPESQDILADDGNRDDAMASLVFSSEITENTTLDKLLNAEGENLELVNPETGEGTVIYFDAKINGESINPEASNLFDTVNAPSDEGGLVENIINNLPGIPPISWFQTVDENGDPKTVGDLVNAINNYLGDNVADVTLEDGAIVVEGNPGEANEITSFDIGALNAPKFNNLMNQYEYLQHADGGLLTTSQTLYDSRGDEHTVNYTFEMVDENTWRLRLSTPEGSGDQAVFNAQAPYVNDEFYIDFNPDGSISRTYYVTPNGEQSVVGNPGFTLLTSNGTDNITVSDFNINDIVLTSKNSNIDRLEQNGYTTGSLQEIVADDMGTLIGNYDNGLQRNLARVTLATFTNNNGLESIGGTLFQQTANSGVPSFGFSGEGGRGAVRSGYLEESNVDMAKEFVNMIIAQRGFQANSRAITTADEMIQEVLGLKR encoded by the coding sequence CAATGGATGTGGTTGGTGATAATCTATCGAATGTTAACACAACAGGCTATAAAGCTGATAGAATAGTATTTCAAGATCTTTTTAACCAGACCCTTTCGGGTGCAATGCCACCAACAGGTGATAAGGGTGGAACTAATCCAAAGCAGATTGGTATGGGAGCAGATCTTGGAGCAATTGATAGCGTTTTTACACAAGGTGCTTTACAAGATACAGGTGTTGTAACTGACATGGCTGTACAAGGCAATGGTTTTTTTGCTCTCCAGGATCAAAATGGTGAACTATCTTATACAAGGGCTGGTAATTTCTATTTTGATAGAGATGGTAATTTAGTAAATAGTGACGGATTGTATGTTATGGGGTATATGCCTGACGAAAATGGGGAATTCTATCCAGATATGACAATTGAGCCAATACAAATAGGGGAAGAATATATGACAATTCCTGCAAGCGCTACAACTGAGGTAAATATATCAGGCAATTTAGATACCAATGCTGCGGGATCTGAAATAGAATTTAATCATTTTTTGACCTCAGCAAGTGAGGATGAATCAGTTTTTAATCTCCATGGTGCAAATGGTGAAGATTTGGGATTAAGGGAAGGTGAAGAAGTTGTTGTTAAGGCAAATGCAAATGAGAATACGAGACTAGAAAATCTATATAGCGTTAATAATGAAAACTTAAGTTTAACAGCTGAAAATCCTATTAGTTTTTCAGGTAGGGTTATTACAGATAGTGGTAACGTAAGTGAATTCTCTTTTGAGGTACAAGGAACAACATTAGGTGATATTGTAAATGAGCTAGAAGACCAGCTTAATGATCTAATAGATTCACCTTATATACCAGGAGGACTAGATCCAAATGGAAATAATTTTGATGTATCAATCAATGAGGAAGGCCAAATTGTGATAGAAAGGGGGAATGATGGTTTAGTTGCAGGTGTTCCCTCAACAAATAGAACTGTTGAAATTGATAATGTAGCAGGTAATTCTGCGCTACAATCAACGTTTAGCAATCTATTAGGCTCTTATAGAGAAGGCACTACCAGAGCATCAGATACTATTAAATTTGAAAAGGTGTTATATGCATCAAGTGAACCTGGTATTGATCAATTTGATGATTTAGAAACCTTATCTTATCTAATTCAAAATGCTGTTCAAGATAATCTATCTGAAGATTTTGAGGCCTATTATGATGAATCAACAGGCCAGATTAAGTATTATAATCCAGAAAACAATAAACCTCCTTTAAGTGATGTTACGTTAAATACTGATGATATATACGGTTTTGAAATAACAAAAACCCTTGGGGGTGGTTCTTTTAATGCGACTGTGAATCCTGAAAGCCAAGATATTTTAGCTGATGATGGCAATAGAGATGATGCTATGGCATCTCTGGTTTTTTCTTCTGAGATAACTGAAAATACGACATTGGATAAGCTTTTAAATGCTGAAGGAGAAAATTTAGAGCTTGTAAACCCGGAAACTGGTGAAGGAACTGTTATTTATTTTGATGCGAAGATTAATGGTGAGAGTATTAATCCAGAGGCAAGTAACTTATTTGATACAGTTAATGCACCAAGTGATGAAGGAGGGCTTGTAGAAAATATTATAAATAATCTACCTGGTATACCACCTATTTCATGGTTCCAAACAGTAGATGAAAATGGTGACCCTAAGACTGTTGGTGATTTGGTCAATGCAATTAATAACTATTTAGGAGATAATGTTGCAGATGTGACATTAGAGGATGGAGCAATAGTTGTTGAAGGGAATCCTGGCGAAGCTAATGAGATAACATCTTTTGATATAGGCGCCTTAAATGCTCCAAAATTTAATAATTTAATGAATCAATATGAATATTTGCAACATGCTGATGGCGGATTACTTACAACAAGCCAAACCTTATATGATTCAAGAGGTGATGAACATACTGTGAACTACACTTTTGAAATGGTAGATGAGAATACGTGGAGATTAAGGTTGTCTACTCCTGAAGGTAGTGGTGATCAAGCTGTATTTAACGCGCAGGCTCCTTATGTAAATGATGAGTTTTATATTGATTTTAACCCTGATGGTAGTATATCAAGAACCTATTATGTAACTCCTAATGGCGAACAATCTGTTGTTGGTAATCCAGGGTTTACTCTTTTAACCTCAAATGGGACAGATAATATTACTGTAAGTGATTTTAATATTAATGATATAGTGCTAACATCTAAAAATTCTAATATTGATAGGTTGGAACAAAATGGTTATACGACAGGCAGCCTTCAAGAAATTGTAGCAGATGATATGGGAACTTTAATAGGTAATTATGATAATGGCTTACAGAGAAATTTAGCGAGGGTAACCCTTGCTACCTTTACAAATAATAATGGCTTAGAGAGTATTGGCGGTACGCTGTTTCAGCAGACTGCAAATTCAGGGGTGCCATCTTTTGGTTTTTCAGGAGAAGGCGGAAGGGGCGCAGTTAGATCTGGTTATTTGGAGGAATCAAATGTTGATATGGCAAAGGAATTTGTAAATATGATTATTGCTCAAAGGGGTTTTCAAGCAAACTCAAGAGCAATAACGACAGCTGATGAAATGATACAAGAAGTATTGGGATTAAAAAGGTAG
- a CDS encoding flagellar basal body-associated FliL family protein has translation MAELEVEEIKNDEKKPRKWIAYILIGVIILIVLVLLFLGYLYVEKSGLLDKVFSGNTKNESVENREVAIGQLFSFEEFVVNLADPSGSRYLRMGIDVEVDNKNVIVELKERKPQLRDIIISIASSKTFEDIQSVRGKIALKSEIKRRVNLVLNTGKIKNVYFTQFVVQ, from the coding sequence ATGGCTGAATTAGAGGTTGAAGAGATCAAAAATGATGAAAAAAAGCCAAGAAAATGGATTGCATATATTTTAATAGGGGTAATTATACTCATAGTCTTAGTTTTATTATTCCTAGGTTATCTATATGTCGAAAAAAGCGGTCTACTTGATAAAGTTTTTAGTGGAAATACAAAGAATGAAAGTGTTGAAAATAGAGAGGTGGCTATTGGCCAACTTTTTTCTTTTGAAGAATTTGTTGTTAATTTAGCAGATCCTTCAGGTAGTAGGTATTTAAGAATGGGTATTGATGTTGAAGTTGACAATAAGAACGTTATAGTTGAATTAAAGGAGAGAAAACCACAGTTAAGAGATATAATAATCAGTATTGCATCAAGCAAAACATTTGAAGATATTCAATCTGTTCGTGGTAAAATAGCCCTAAAAAGTGAGATTAAAAGAAGGGTTAATCTTGTTTTAAATACTGGTAAAATTAAAAATGTATATTTTACACAATTTGTGGTGCAATAG